The following proteins are co-located in the Oenanthe melanoleuca isolate GR-GAL-2019-014 chromosome 4, OMel1.0, whole genome shotgun sequence genome:
- the TMEM150C gene encoding transmembrane protein 150C isoform X3 yields MDGKKCSVWMFLPLVFTLFTSAGLWIVYFIAVEDNKILPLSVSDRKPGSKRPPYISIAGDAPPASCVFSQVMNMAAFLALVVAVLRFIQLKPKVLTPWLNISGLVALCLASFGMTLLGNFQLSNDEEIHNVGTSLTFGFGTLACWIQSALTLKINLKNEGRKAGIPRVALSASITLCVVLYFILMAQGIHMHASRIQWGLVMCFLCYFGTFAVEFRHYRFEIICSEYQENFLSFSESLSEASEYQTDQV; encoded by the exons ATGGATGGGAAGAAATGCAGCGTGTGGATGTTTTTACCTCTTGTCTTTACCCTGTTTACATCAGCTGGATTATGGATAGT GTACTTTATAGCAGTGGAAGACAACAAAATTCTCCCACTAAGTGTATCAGATAG GAAACCTGGTTCCAAAAGACCACCTTATATAAG TATTGCAGGTGATGCACCTCCTGCAAGCTGTGTGTTTAGTCAAGTCATGAACATGGCAGCATTTCTAG CGCTTGTTGTGGCTGTCCTGCGCTTCATCCAGCTGAAGCCAAAGGTGCTCACCCCTTGGCTGAACATCAGCGGCTTGGTGGCACTGTGCTTGGCCTCTTTTGGGATGACCCTGCTCGGCAACTTTCAG CTTTCCAATGATGAGGAGATCCACAACGTGGGCACATCGCTGACCTTTGGCTTCGGGACGCTGGCGTGCTGGATCCAGTCTGCCCTTACCCTCAAGATCAACCTCAAGAACGAGGGGCGGAAAGCTGGCATTCCACGAGTGGCTCTCTCAGCCAGCATCACCCTCTGTGTGGTGCTCT ATTTCATCCTTATGGCCCAGGGCATTCACATGCATGCTTCCAGAATCCAGTGGGGCCTAGTGATGTGCTTCCTGTGCTACTTTGGCACCTTTGCAGTGGAGTTCAGGCATTACAGATTTGAGATAATTTGTTCTGAGTACCAGGAAAACTTTCTGAGCTTTTCTGAAAGCTTATCAGAAGCCTCTGAGTACCAGACAGATCAGGTGTAG
- the TMEM150C gene encoding transmembrane protein 150C isoform X1 produces the protein MASGMDGKKCSVWMFLPLVFTLFTSAGLWIVYFIAVEDNKILPLSVSDRKPGSKRPPYISIAGDAPPASCVFSQVMNMAAFLALVVAVLRFIQLKPKVLTPWLNISGLVALCLASFGMTLLGNFQLSNDEEIHNVGTSLTFGFGTLACWIQSALTLKINLKNEGRKAGIPRVALSASITLCVVLYFILMAQGIHMHASRIQWGLVMCFLCYFGTFAVEFRHYRFEIICSEYQENFLSFSESLSEASEYQTDQV, from the exons CAGGTATGGATGGGAAGAAATGCAGCGTGTGGATGTTTTTACCTCTTGTCTTTACCCTGTTTACATCAGCTGGATTATGGATAGT GTACTTTATAGCAGTGGAAGACAACAAAATTCTCCCACTAAGTGTATCAGATAG GAAACCTGGTTCCAAAAGACCACCTTATATAAG TATTGCAGGTGATGCACCTCCTGCAAGCTGTGTGTTTAGTCAAGTCATGAACATGGCAGCATTTCTAG CGCTTGTTGTGGCTGTCCTGCGCTTCATCCAGCTGAAGCCAAAGGTGCTCACCCCTTGGCTGAACATCAGCGGCTTGGTGGCACTGTGCTTGGCCTCTTTTGGGATGACCCTGCTCGGCAACTTTCAG CTTTCCAATGATGAGGAGATCCACAACGTGGGCACATCGCTGACCTTTGGCTTCGGGACGCTGGCGTGCTGGATCCAGTCTGCCCTTACCCTCAAGATCAACCTCAAGAACGAGGGGCGGAAAGCTGGCATTCCACGAGTGGCTCTCTCAGCCAGCATCACCCTCTGTGTGGTGCTCT ATTTCATCCTTATGGCCCAGGGCATTCACATGCATGCTTCCAGAATCCAGTGGGGCCTAGTGATGTGCTTCCTGTGCTACTTTGGCACCTTTGCAGTGGAGTTCAGGCATTACAGATTTGAGATAATTTGTTCTGAGTACCAGGAAAACTTTCTGAGCTTTTCTGAAAGCTTATCAGAAGCCTCTGAGTACCAGACAGATCAGGTGTAG
- the ENOPH1 gene encoding enolase-phosphatase E1, with product MGVLPVPAEVRAILLDIEGTTTPIAFVQETLFPYIKDNVKEYLRAHWEEEECQQDVGLLRKQAQEDSSLAGAVPIPLESGSGEEELERVIQAVVDNVHWQMALDRKTTALKQLQGHMWRAAYATGHVKGEIFEDVVPAIRKWREAGMKVYIYSSGSVEAQKLLFGYSTEGDILELFDGHFDTKIGPKVESESYRRIAASIGCATNNILFLTDVPREANAAEEADTHVAVVIRPGNAGLTDDEKSYYSLISSFTELFLPSST from the exons atggGCGTGCTGCCGGTGCCGGCGGAGGTGCGCGCCATCCTGCTGGACATCGAGGGCACCACCACCCCCATCGCCTTCGTCCAG GAGACGTTGTTCCCTTACATCAAAGACAACGTGAAGGAGTATCTGCGTGCTcactgggaggaggaggagtgccAGCAGGATGTCGGACTGCTGAGGAAACAG GCTCAGGAGGACTCCAGCCTGGCCGGGGCCGTGCCGATCCCCCTGGAGAGCGGCAgcggggaggaggagctggagcgcGTCATCCAGGCCGTGGTGGACAACGTGCACTGGCAGATGGCCCTGGACAGGAAAACCACGGcactgaagcagctgcagggacacatgTGGAGGGCAGCCTATGCCACCGGCCACGTCAAAGGAGA AATCTTTGAGGACGTTGTTCCAGCCATCAGGAAGTGGCGGGAAGCAGGGATGAAGGTCTACATCTACTCTTCAGGCAGCGTTGAAGCCCAGAAGCTCCTCTTTGGATACTCTACAGAAGGTGATATTCTAGAG cTCTTTGATGGCCACTTTGATACCAAAATAGGCCCCAAGGTAGAAAGTGAGAGCTACAGGAGGATTGCTGCCAGTATTGGGTGTGCCACCAACAACATCCTCTTCCTGACAGATGTCCCTCGAG AAGCCAATGCAGCCGAGGAGGCGGACACTCACGTGGCTGTGGTGATCAGACCGGGCAACGCAGGACTGACGGACGATGAGAAATCCTATTACAGCCTCATCTCGTCTTTCACCGAACTCTTCTTGCCTTCCTCCACTTAG
- the TMEM150C gene encoding transmembrane protein 150C isoform X2 — MACMDGKKCSVWMFLPLVFTLFTSAGLWIVYFIAVEDNKILPLSVSDRKPGSKRPPYISIAGDAPPASCVFSQVMNMAAFLALVVAVLRFIQLKPKVLTPWLNISGLVALCLASFGMTLLGNFQLSNDEEIHNVGTSLTFGFGTLACWIQSALTLKINLKNEGRKAGIPRVALSASITLCVVLYFILMAQGIHMHASRIQWGLVMCFLCYFGTFAVEFRHYRFEIICSEYQENFLSFSESLSEASEYQTDQV; from the exons GTATGGATGGGAAGAAATGCAGCGTGTGGATGTTTTTACCTCTTGTCTTTACCCTGTTTACATCAGCTGGATTATGGATAGT GTACTTTATAGCAGTGGAAGACAACAAAATTCTCCCACTAAGTGTATCAGATAG GAAACCTGGTTCCAAAAGACCACCTTATATAAG TATTGCAGGTGATGCACCTCCTGCAAGCTGTGTGTTTAGTCAAGTCATGAACATGGCAGCATTTCTAG CGCTTGTTGTGGCTGTCCTGCGCTTCATCCAGCTGAAGCCAAAGGTGCTCACCCCTTGGCTGAACATCAGCGGCTTGGTGGCACTGTGCTTGGCCTCTTTTGGGATGACCCTGCTCGGCAACTTTCAG CTTTCCAATGATGAGGAGATCCACAACGTGGGCACATCGCTGACCTTTGGCTTCGGGACGCTGGCGTGCTGGATCCAGTCTGCCCTTACCCTCAAGATCAACCTCAAGAACGAGGGGCGGAAAGCTGGCATTCCACGAGTGGCTCTCTCAGCCAGCATCACCCTCTGTGTGGTGCTCT ATTTCATCCTTATGGCCCAGGGCATTCACATGCATGCTTCCAGAATCCAGTGGGGCCTAGTGATGTGCTTCCTGTGCTACTTTGGCACCTTTGCAGTGGAGTTCAGGCATTACAGATTTGAGATAATTTGTTCTGAGTACCAGGAAAACTTTCTGAGCTTTTCTGAAAGCTTATCAGAAGCCTCTGAGTACCAGACAGATCAGGTGTAG